A window of Leptospira brenneri contains these coding sequences:
- a CDS encoding ABC transporter permease: MWKQNFTALQTIVRREWIRIIRIWVQTLIPPVITMALYFLIFGELVGRQIGKIGEFSYIEFIVPGLIMMSVITNSYNNVVSSFFSSKFQRNIEELLVSPTSPYTIVIGYTFGGVVRGIFVGILVTLTSLFFTNLRFHNPFVILFTVIMTSILFSLGGFFNALFAKKFDDVTIIPTFILTPLTYLGGVFYSVKNLPVFWQMVSYFNPILYMVNLFRYGFIGVTDVNLWFSFGFITLLSGLLFMINVRLMKIGYGIRN; this comes from the coding sequence ATGTGGAAACAAAACTTCACAGCCTTACAGACCATAGTTAGAAGAGAATGGATTCGAATCATTCGGATTTGGGTACAAACATTGATTCCACCAGTCATTACAATGGCTTTGTATTTTTTAATATTTGGAGAACTCGTTGGTCGACAAATTGGGAAAATCGGAGAGTTTAGTTATATCGAGTTTATCGTACCGGGACTCATTATGATGAGTGTCATTACTAACTCTTACAACAACGTTGTGTCTTCTTTCTTTTCCAGTAAGTTTCAAAGGAATATTGAAGAATTACTCGTATCACCTACATCGCCTTATACCATTGTAATCGGATATACATTTGGTGGTGTGGTTCGTGGTATCTTTGTGGGAATCCTTGTCACCCTCACCTCTCTCTTTTTTACAAACCTTCGTTTTCATAATCCGTTTGTGATTCTTTTCACAGTCATCATGACATCGATTTTATTTTCCCTAGGTGGATTTTTTAATGCTTTATTCGCAAAAAAATTTGATGATGTGACGATCATTCCCACATTCATTCTCACACCCCTTACTTACTTAGGTGGAGTCTTTTATTCTGTAAAAAACCTCCCTGTGTTTTGGCAAATGGTCTCTTATTTTAATCCCATCCTTTATATGGTAAACTTATTCCGTTATGGATTTATCGGAGTTACCGATGTCAATTTATGGTTTTCTTTTGGGTTTATCACTCTGCTCTCGGGATTACTTTTTATGATCAATGTGAGGTTAATGAAAATTGGTTATGGAATCAGAAACTAA
- a CDS encoding BolA family protein, whose translation METILNEKFSPKVLQLTDVTLEHAGHPGVTKDSKETHFRLYMVSQKFYGKSTVENHRAVYQELGEEFKKGLHALEMDLSAP comes from the coding sequence ATGGAAACCATTCTGAATGAAAAATTTTCACCTAAGGTTCTTCAACTGACTGATGTTACCTTAGAACATGCCGGTCACCCAGGGGTCACCAAAGATTCAAAAGAAACACACTTTCGTTTGTATATGGTTTCCCAAAAATTTTACGGCAAATCCACAGTCGAAAACCACCGAGCGGTCTACCAGGAACTCGGAGAAGAATTTAAGAAAGGTCTCCATGCATTAGAAATGGATCTTTCTGCCCCATAA
- a CDS encoding glutathione S-transferase family protein, with protein MTKPVLISFKLCPFVQRSVINLLEKKVDYDIKYIDLANKPDWFLKISPFGKVPVLQVGDDVIFESAVINEYLDETSAPALHPSNPIQKAKHRSWTEFASALLVDQYGWTMAKEKTDSDKKREELISKFKILEAGLPSPVGQTLYFAGDKMHLVDTAFAPFFMRLQFLSDHKSDLNLLKDFPKIQKWSETLLSLPSVKNSVLPEVPKEYIEFIKAHHSWMGGIL; from the coding sequence ATGACTAAACCAGTACTAATCAGTTTTAAACTTTGCCCTTTTGTCCAACGTTCTGTGATCAACCTTCTAGAGAAAAAGGTGGATTACGATATCAAATACATTGACCTCGCAAACAAACCGGATTGGTTTCTAAAAATCTCTCCTTTTGGAAAAGTACCCGTTTTACAAGTGGGAGATGATGTCATTTTTGAATCTGCAGTCATCAACGAATACTTAGATGAAACAAGTGCTCCCGCCCTCCACCCAAGTAACCCCATCCAAAAGGCAAAACACCGCTCTTGGACGGAATTTGCGAGTGCTCTCCTTGTGGACCAATATGGATGGACCATGGCCAAAGAAAAAACGGACTCCGATAAAAAGAGAGAAGAACTAATTTCTAAATTCAAAATTTTGGAAGCAGGCCTTCCTTCCCCTGTTGGTCAAACCCTTTACTTTGCTGGGGATAAAATGCACTTAGTGGACACTGCCTTTGCCCCATTTTTTATGCGTTTGCAATTTTTAAGCGATCATAAATCAGACCTTAACTTGTTAAAGGATTTTCCCAAAATCCAAAAATGGAGCGAAACTCTACTTTCATTGCCATCGGTGAAGAATTCTGTTTTACCAGAAGTGCCTAAAGAATATATTGAATTTATTAAAGCCCACCATTCTTGGATGGGAGGAATACTATAG
- a CDS encoding BolA/IbaG family iron-sulfur metabolism protein: MTIPEIQKKIEDGLPGSKVEILDPYRDGVHIKAVVTFSGFSGKGLIEQHRMVYATLKDELKEEIHALALETRSE, from the coding sequence ATGACAATTCCAGAAATCCAAAAGAAAATTGAAGACGGTCTTCCCGGCAGCAAAGTGGAAATTTTAGATCCCTATCGGGACGGAGTCCATATCAAAGCAGTGGTAACTTTTTCTGGTTTTAGCGGTAAAGGACTCATTGAGCAACACCGAATGGTGTACGCAACTTTGAAAGATGAATTAAAAGAAGAAATCCATGCATTAGCATTGGAAACTAGGAGTGAATAA
- the grxD gene encoding Grx4 family monothiol glutaredoxin, giving the protein MEQELKDKIESLIKSENVFLFMKGTPEMPQCGFSAGVVTTLKQLGIPFGSFNVLSDMKIREGIKEYTNWPTIPQLYIKGEFVGGHDITVQMAQSGELTKKAS; this is encoded by the coding sequence ATGGAACAAGAATTAAAGGATAAAATTGAATCCTTAATCAAATCAGAAAACGTATTTCTATTTATGAAGGGAACGCCAGAAATGCCACAATGTGGATTTTCTGCAGGTGTTGTGACAACTCTCAAACAACTAGGAATACCGTTTGGTTCTTTCAATGTTCTATCTGATATGAAAATCAGAGAAGGAATCAAAGAATATACAAATTGGCCAACCATTCCCCAACTTTATATTAAGGGTGAATTTGTAGGTGGTCACGATATTACAGTTCAAATGGCTCAGTCCGGTGAACTAACAAAAAAAGCGAGCTAA
- a CDS encoding glutathione S-transferase N-terminal domain-containing protein, giving the protein MIRLYQYDTCPYCRRVIHTVESLGLVPGKDIEYVEASFGTPGRAEVVRLGGQSQVPFLVDGEVQMYESADIISYLRSKYS; this is encoded by the coding sequence ATGATTCGCCTCTACCAATACGATACTTGTCCTTATTGCAGGAGAGTGATCCATACTGTGGAATCACTTGGGCTTGTTCCAGGAAAAGACATTGAATATGTAGAGGCTTCTTTTGGAACTCCAGGCCGAGCAGAGGTAGTTCGGCTAGGAGGACAGTCACAAGTCCCCTTCCTTGTAGACGGTGAAGTCCAGATGTATGAATCTGCCGACATCATCTCTTACCTAAGATCCAAGTATTCCTAA
- the gshAB gene encoding bifunctional glutamate--cysteine ligase GshA/glutathione synthetase GshB, producing the protein MTETKPLPLGFEDLEISTQIIIRDALARGIQIEIVDRKENFLRLVQGNHSEFVKEASKTRLDSLMTYLVMENKIASKLVLDEHGIRVPVGRNYSSLEDARKDYTFFLDKKKVIKPVTTNFGLGIGISNPGDSLEKFESFVKTALGLSNSIIIEEFIEGPEYRFLVLGEEVIAVCNRIPANVTGDGKSSIRDLIERKNEDPRRGEGHKTALEKIQMSEVELQILKDQSLDFDSIPGLGKQIFLRKNSNISTGGDSLDVTDLVHPEFKTIAISAAKAAGAVICGIDIISSQIELKPDPKTYAILEINFNPVLYIHEFPYAGKPRFVGDKILDLLGFR; encoded by the coding sequence GTGACAGAAACCAAACCTTTACCATTAGGCTTTGAAGACTTAGAGATCTCTACACAAATCATCATTCGAGACGCACTCGCACGTGGGATTCAAATTGAGATTGTGGATCGTAAAGAAAATTTTCTCCGCCTAGTACAAGGAAACCATTCAGAGTTTGTAAAAGAAGCAAGTAAAACTAGATTAGATTCTCTAATGACTTACTTAGTGATGGAGAATAAAATTGCCTCCAAGCTTGTGTTAGATGAACATGGAATTCGTGTTCCTGTAGGGAGAAATTATTCTTCACTAGAAGATGCAAGAAAAGACTACACTTTCTTTTTAGACAAAAAGAAAGTGATTAAACCAGTGACTACAAACTTTGGGCTTGGAATTGGGATTTCTAATCCGGGAGACAGTTTAGAAAAGTTTGAATCATTTGTAAAAACTGCCTTAGGACTTTCTAATTCCATCATCATAGAAGAGTTTATAGAAGGACCTGAATATCGGTTTTTAGTTTTGGGTGAGGAAGTCATTGCTGTTTGTAACCGAATTCCTGCAAACGTTACTGGTGATGGAAAAAGTTCCATCAGAGATTTAATCGAAAGAAAAAATGAAGATCCGAGGCGAGGAGAAGGTCACAAAACGGCACTTGAGAAAATTCAGATGTCGGAAGTGGAATTACAAATTCTAAAAGACCAATCCTTAGATTTTGATTCGATTCCTGGTTTGGGAAAACAGATTTTCTTAAGAAAGAATTCAAATATATCGACTGGAGGGGATTCACTTGATGTAACAGACCTAGTGCATCCTGAATTCAAAACCATTGCCATCTCTGCGGCGAAAGCAGCCGGTGCTGTGATTTGTGGAATTGATATCATTTCCTCCCAAATAGAATTGAAACCAGATCCAAAAACGTATGCAATTTTAGAAATCAATTTTAATCCAGTGTTATATATCCATGAATTTCCCTATGCAGGCAAACCAAGATTTGTTGGTGATAAGATTCTGGATTTACTTGGTTTTCGTTAA
- the gshA gene encoding glutamate--cysteine ligase — MKRKLLTSTKKNSTRSLLSEEYRVCLLSAKHGLERESARIDGKSNLANTPHPKALGSSLTHPLIKTDFAEAQVEYATGIHKSIPDALHELTELHAFTMAKLDSEYLWPFSMPPVLPSENKIEVGNYGTSLEGRKKTIYRNGLGHRYGKKMQTISGVHYNVSFDTCMLSIVSEKRFKKPLSPETKSQIYFDTIRNFYRISPALLYLFGSSSLTDVTFTEESKQIKKLDSKTLKSDFATTLRLSNIGYTSKVQGKYPISVNSLEEYATGMCHVVSKAYSPYKQFNGKPTNQLNDHILQLENEYYSLVRPKQVPRGDERVVDALVERGVEYLEIRLLDLDPFSAIGVEEHRLYFLHMVLLYCMLNESAKADLVEMADWRKNQELTTWFGRKEDTKIKFMGEDISLRDLTYQLFEEIQPIADLLDENDANGPYSKAWEAQWEKWNDPTQLGSTMSELDLKIHKLSFREFGLVLAKAHKEELLKYPLAPNRIKYYEDLSEQSIYEKEKIENLEGSHLKKNQKPIQIKPLKLCSGV, encoded by the coding sequence ATGAAACGAAAGTTATTAACATCGACAAAAAAAAATTCAACACGTAGTTTATTATCAGAAGAATATAGAGTCTGTTTGCTAAGCGCCAAACATGGATTAGAGAGAGAAAGTGCAAGGATCGATGGAAAGTCTAATTTAGCGAACACCCCCCATCCCAAGGCCTTGGGTTCCAGCCTCACGCATCCTCTCATCAAAACTGACTTTGCAGAAGCACAAGTCGAGTATGCTACTGGGATTCATAAATCCATTCCTGATGCACTGCATGAATTAACAGAATTACATGCCTTTACCATGGCAAAACTTGATTCGGAATATTTATGGCCTTTTAGTATGCCTCCCGTTTTGCCTTCGGAAAATAAAATCGAAGTGGGCAATTATGGAACCTCTCTCGAAGGCAGAAAAAAAACCATCTATCGGAACGGACTTGGCCACCGATACGGAAAAAAAATGCAAACCATCTCAGGTGTACATTACAATGTATCTTTTGATACATGTATGTTATCTATTGTTTCAGAAAAACGCTTTAAAAAGCCACTAAGTCCAGAAACAAAATCACAAATTTACTTTGATACCATTCGCAATTTTTATCGAATTTCCCCTGCTTTATTGTATTTATTTGGATCATCAAGTTTAACGGATGTTACTTTTACGGAAGAATCCAAACAAATCAAAAAATTAGATTCAAAAACTTTAAAATCTGATTTTGCAACGACACTTAGGCTTTCCAATATTGGATACACAAGTAAAGTACAAGGGAAATATCCTATTTCAGTAAATTCATTAGAAGAATATGCGACAGGAATGTGCCATGTAGTTTCCAAAGCTTATTCTCCATATAAACAGTTTAATGGAAAACCAACGAACCAACTAAATGATCATATCTTACAATTGGAAAACGAATACTATTCTCTGGTTCGTCCCAAACAGGTTCCTCGGGGTGATGAACGAGTTGTGGATGCCCTTGTGGAAAGAGGGGTAGAATACTTAGAAATTAGGCTTCTTGATTTGGATCCATTTTCTGCCATTGGAGTGGAAGAACACAGACTATATTTTTTACATATGGTTCTTCTTTATTGTATGTTAAATGAATCAGCTAAGGCTGATTTGGTGGAAATGGCAGATTGGAGAAAAAACCAAGAACTTACCACCTGGTTTGGTAGAAAAGAAGATACAAAAATTAAGTTTATGGGAGAAGATATTTCTCTACGTGATTTAACGTATCAACTATTTGAAGAGATTCAACCCATTGCAGACCTTTTAGATGAAAATGATGCGAACGGGCCCTATAGTAAGGCATGGGAAGCACAATGGGAAAAATGGAATGATCCAACCCAATTAGGTTCTACTATGTCAGAGTTAGATTTAAAAATTCATAAATTGAGTTTCAGGGAATTTGGACTTGTTCTTGCCAAGGCTCATAAAGAGGAACTTCTGAAATATCCTCTCGCACCAAACCGAATCAAATACTATGAAGACTTAAGTGAACAGTCAATTTACGAAAAGGAAAAGATCGAAAATTTGGAAGGTAGTCATTTAAAGAAAAATCAAAAACCCATCCAAATCAAACCCTTAAAACTTTGTAGTGGGGTCTGA
- the ggt gene encoding gamma-glutamyltransferase yields MSFYRRANLLLVLFFVFQSCETIPFLQDSLNGKGSFSSAIPQVEGASAKRDRYEFIGKEIIISSDHPLASQAGMEVWKQGGNVVDVFAASSFAISVLRPHSTGLLGGGFAIVHLPAKGKWAYDFRERSPKKGTSSFYLNPDGTVISGKTLKGAYSAGVPGTVQGILQIQKQHGKLPLNVVMAPAFRYAKNGFSVYGDLALAVSKTWPDMNPAMKKVFGIDNRAIREGELLIQEDLAKTLERIVENAEKEFLEGETVKLVSDYYTEYENFITEDDFKNYQVRTTEPLQSSVWGYTILTMPPPSSGVHLITMMNLYSEMQKRNTFPSGNVGEIIRITEAMRVSYRDRAELGGDPGFTNVPVSKLLSASYAKDETNEIEKKVVSGSWPVPKEEIKKPEAYNTTHISILDKDGNAVSTTQSINGIFGAVQMVPGTGLVLNNTMDDFAILPGVPNLYGLVGSKANAIEPGKTPLSSMSPSILLDGTGKTKLVIGAPGGSQIPTSIFNTLYRYLVQKESLYESVSYPRIHHQFQPDRVFLDPEIKESFPQLELPFYQVQYIRHRAKVFAVTREGDRLIGASDPKGEGVPLGF; encoded by the coding sequence TTGAGTTTTTACAGGCGAGCTAACTTACTCTTAGTTCTATTTTTTGTTTTCCAGTCTTGTGAAACGATTCCGTTTTTACAAGATTCCTTAAATGGAAAGGGAAGTTTTTCTTCTGCCATTCCTCAGGTGGAAGGAGCTAGTGCAAAGCGAGATCGGTATGAATTTATCGGAAAAGAAATCATCATTTCCTCTGACCATCCTTTGGCCTCACAAGCAGGTATGGAAGTTTGGAAACAAGGTGGAAACGTAGTCGATGTTTTTGCTGCCTCAAGTTTTGCCATCTCTGTCCTTCGTCCTCATTCCACGGGACTCCTTGGAGGTGGGTTTGCCATCGTCCATCTCCCAGCCAAAGGAAAATGGGCTTATGATTTTAGAGAACGTTCTCCTAAAAAGGGAACCTCCTCCTTTTATCTAAATCCAGACGGAACAGTCATTTCAGGTAAAACTTTAAAAGGCGCCTATAGTGCAGGTGTCCCCGGAACCGTACAGGGAATTTTACAAATCCAAAAACAACATGGCAAATTACCTTTAAATGTAGTAATGGCACCTGCTTTTCGTTATGCGAAAAATGGATTTTCTGTTTATGGAGATTTGGCGCTTGCGGTATCGAAAACTTGGCCAGATATGAACCCAGCCATGAAAAAGGTTTTCGGAATTGATAATCGGGCCATACGGGAAGGGGAACTTCTCATCCAAGAAGACTTGGCAAAAACCTTGGAAAGGATCGTTGAAAATGCAGAGAAAGAGTTTTTGGAAGGGGAAACTGTTAAGTTAGTTTCTGATTATTATACTGAATATGAAAACTTCATCACGGAAGATGATTTCAAAAATTACCAAGTGAGAACGACAGAACCTTTACAGAGTTCCGTTTGGGGGTATACCATTTTGACTATGCCTCCTCCTAGTTCAGGAGTTCATCTCATCACTATGATGAATTTATATTCCGAGATGCAAAAAAGGAATACCTTCCCATCGGGTAATGTTGGTGAGATAATTCGCATTACAGAGGCTATGCGAGTTTCATATCGAGACCGAGCAGAATTGGGAGGTGACCCTGGATTTACAAACGTCCCTGTTTCAAAACTTCTATCTGCAAGTTATGCAAAAGATGAAACGAATGAAATTGAGAAAAAAGTAGTCTCAGGAAGTTGGCCCGTTCCCAAAGAGGAAATAAAGAAACCTGAGGCTTATAATACCACCCATATTTCGATTTTGGATAAGGATGGAAATGCGGTTTCTACCACCCAGTCGATCAATGGAATTTTTGGAGCTGTCCAAATGGTTCCGGGGACTGGACTTGTTTTGAATAATACGATGGATGACTTTGCCATTCTGCCGGGAGTTCCCAACCTTTACGGCCTTGTGGGTTCGAAAGCCAATGCTATTGAACCCGGAAAAACTCCCCTTTCCAGTATGAGTCCCTCCATCCTTCTTGATGGAACTGGGAAAACAAAGCTTGTGATTGGAGCTCCTGGTGGTTCCCAAATCCCTACCTCAATTTTTAATACCCTGTACCGGTATTTGGTTCAGAAAGAAAGCCTATACGAAAGCGTTTCTTATCCTAGGATCCATCATCAATTCCAACCCGATCGAGTTTTTTTAGATCCTGAAATAAAAGAATCGTTTCCGCAATTGGAATTACCATTTTATCAAGTCCAATATATTAGGCATCGTGCTAAAGTATTTGCCGTAACAAGAGAGGGGGACCGCTTGATTGGCGCGTCCGATCCCAAAGGGGAAGGAGTTCCTTTAGGTTTTTAA
- a CDS encoding metal-sulfur cluster assembly factor, which yields MIRDPETEKEWEVFHSVRMVEDPEIGISLIELGLIYDIKVEGEKADITMTYTSLACPAGPQMKQDIENHALRVDGISEAVVHVVWNPKWEPRSMASEEAKMQMGIFD from the coding sequence ATGATTCGTGATCCTGAAACTGAGAAGGAATGGGAAGTATTCCATAGTGTTCGAATGGTGGAAGACCCTGAAATTGGAATCTCACTCATTGAACTCGGTTTGATTTATGATATCAAGGTAGAAGGGGAAAAAGCAGACATCACCATGACGTATACTTCCCTTGCTTGTCCTGCTGGCCCACAAATGAAACAGGACATCGAAAACCATGCCCTTCGTGTGGATGGGATCAGCGAAGCAGTGGTTCATGTGGTTTGGAACCCCAAATGGGAACCTCGTTCGATGGCTAGCGAAGAAGCCAAAATGCAGATGGGGATCTTCGATTGA
- a CDS encoding iron-sulfur cluster assembly scaffold protein → MSQESNFEDFLRWKSYGLWEKPSQSHETIKGLNPLCGDEILIHYQIDGELIQVLGLGGESCSICSAAAGFLFKNKTTLLRSHLQSYLLDRKKILDGGDSDLFQDLEEVSFFRTLRSHPGRFRCGLLPWQTLVKLSEEKK, encoded by the coding sequence GTGTCGCAAGAAAGTAACTTTGAAGATTTCCTTCGTTGGAAATCCTATGGACTTTGGGAAAAACCGTCCCAGTCTCATGAAACCATAAAAGGTTTAAACCCTTTATGCGGGGATGAAATTTTAATTCACTATCAAATAGACGGTGAGTTGATTCAAGTGTTAGGACTGGGTGGTGAGTCTTGTTCTATCTGCTCTGCCGCCGCAGGATTCCTTTTTAAAAATAAAACAACACTCTTGCGGAGTCATCTCCAGTCTTATCTACTAGATAGAAAAAAAATTTTGGATGGGGGGGATTCTGACTTGTTTCAGGATTTGGAAGAGGTATCCTTTTTTAGAACTCTTCGTTCTCATCCAGGTAGGTTCCGTTGTGGGCTTTTGCCTTGGCAGACCTTAGTAAAATTAAGTGAGGAAAAGAAATGA
- a CDS encoding cysteine desulfurase, translated as MSLDPYQIRKDFPILSRILPNGKPLVYLDNGASSQKPKSVIDATNDYYANDNANIHRGVYYLSQHATELFERTRIKTSHFFQAQCAKAIIFTRGTTDAINLVAQTWGRTNISEGDEIVLSVQEHHSNLVPWQMLALEKKAFLKFIPIKEDTTYDLSNLNEIITKRTKLVAISQMSNVTGTVHDLTKITDRVRQVGAKILVDGAQAACHMPIHLVDMDVDFYAFSGHKMLGPTGVGVLFGKEEILEAMPPWLGGGDMIESVELEASTYAALPAKLEAGTPNIAGVIGFSHALDYLQKVGMKNIKEHERMLTEYAFERLNRIGGLQIYGTDDLDKRGGVISFTMDGIHPHDVGSILDEEGVAIRVGHHCCQPLMKQLSIPGTCRASFYLYNTKEDIDALVHSIDKVKSIFGRVARK; from the coding sequence ATGAGTTTAGATCCTTACCAAATCAGAAAAGATTTTCCTATCTTGTCTCGGATTTTGCCCAATGGCAAACCACTGGTTTATTTAGACAATGGGGCATCCTCTCAAAAACCAAAGTCTGTCATTGATGCAACAAATGACTATTATGCGAATGATAATGCAAACATTCATCGCGGTGTTTATTATTTATCGCAACATGCAACAGAACTTTTTGAACGTACAAGAATCAAAACTTCTCATTTTTTTCAAGCCCAATGTGCAAAAGCAATTATATTCACTCGCGGAACAACAGATGCCATTAACTTAGTGGCTCAAACCTGGGGACGAACGAATATCAGTGAAGGTGATGAGATTGTTTTATCAGTCCAAGAACATCATTCGAATTTAGTACCTTGGCAGATGTTGGCTTTGGAAAAAAAGGCGTTTTTAAAATTCATCCCCATCAAAGAAGATACTACTTACGATTTATCCAATCTAAACGAAATCATTACTAAAAGAACAAAACTTGTTGCCATTAGCCAAATGTCGAATGTGACGGGTACTGTTCATGACCTAACAAAGATTACGGACCGAGTGAGACAAGTCGGTGCAAAGATTTTAGTAGATGGAGCGCAAGCAGCATGCCATATGCCGATCCACTTAGTTGATATGGACGTAGACTTTTATGCCTTTTCAGGGCATAAGATGCTTGGGCCAACGGGAGTGGGTGTACTTTTCGGCAAAGAAGAAATCTTAGAAGCCATGCCACCTTGGCTTGGTGGCGGGGATATGATTGAATCTGTCGAACTGGAAGCTTCGACTTATGCAGCTCTTCCTGCCAAATTAGAGGCGGGGACTCCGAACATTGCTGGGGTCATTGGATTTAGTCATGCTTTGGATTATCTGCAAAAAGTGGGAATGAAAAACATCAAAGAACATGAACGTATGTTAACCGAATATGCTTTTGAACGTTTGAATCGGATTGGTGGACTTCAAATTTATGGAACTGATGACTTAGATAAAAGAGGAGGGGTTATCTCTTTTACTATGGATGGAATCCATCCTCATGATGTTGGTTCTATTTTGGATGAAGAAGGAGTTGCCATCCGGGTAGGCCACCACTGTTGCCAACCTCTGATGAAACAATTATCCATTCCTGGAACTTGTCGCGCATCTTTCTATTTATACAATACAAAAGAAGATATCGATGCTCTTGTTCATTCCATTGACAAGGTAAAATCAATCTTTGGTCGTGTCGCAAGAAAGTAA
- a CDS encoding Rieske (2Fe-2S) protein, with protein sequence MAFKKLISTSEVNEGSLVVVKTRHFNVVVTKVEGEYFAFEDSCTHDGEEISCGKLEGCVITCPRHFAKFDVRSGEVLALPATEPLLTFPVRVVGEDLEVDLEAV encoded by the coding sequence ATGGCCTTTAAAAAATTGATCTCTACTTCAGAAGTAAATGAAGGTAGTTTAGTGGTTGTGAAAACACGTCACTTCAATGTGGTCGTGACCAAGGTAGAAGGTGAATATTTTGCGTTTGAAGACTCCTGTACCCATGATGGGGAAGAGATTTCTTGCGGAAAATTAGAAGGTTGTGTCATCACTTGCCCAAGGCATTTTGCCAAATTTGATGTTCGCAGTGGTGAGGTTTTGGCCCTTCCTGCGACAGAGCCTCTTTTGACTTTTCCTGTCCGAGTGGTGGGTGAAGATTTGGAAGTAGATTTGGAGGCGGTATGA
- a CDS encoding SufD family Fe-S cluster assembly protein has product MNSSLTRNRLVLTKDRSTSFRKSLLEIWNQLELPKDSDEAWRKFPIGSVDWKELQFDPQEVRLGASEEDTNDQTLAEETIETIFTNLLKYTPKDYFAFLNLVAAPNYEIILLEEGESLFRYEEEGDRPKHSVRIFYLPKGKTAKTEIQFKTAHDSEDLHMSSSLDFYMAEDGAYLEILDRESSDLDLYRFRNVCILGFSDSHVKYHHYPMGGFRSKLFLHAHLLGKGADVTVDGVSALSGRNLKDLDMEMYHHADHTTSKISYKSIVTDKSHHIFTGNLNIPPNLKKVTAHQESFNLSLNKKARAEANPKLEVLAEDVSCTHGATVGDIDEEQYFYLLSRGLTPEESKALLVTAFYGETIHSIGFSEEVKLSLESEIKEILIGGK; this is encoded by the coding sequence ATGAATTCCTCACTTACGAGAAATCGATTGGTTCTCACAAAAGATCGAAGTACAAGTTTCCGTAAATCCCTTCTCGAAATTTGGAACCAGTTAGAACTTCCTAAAGATTCTGATGAAGCATGGAGAAAATTTCCGATTGGTTCTGTGGATTGGAAAGAGTTACAATTTGATCCCCAAGAGGTGCGTTTGGGAGCATCTGAGGAAGATACAAATGATCAAACACTCGCAGAAGAAACCATTGAAACAATCTTTACGAATCTATTAAAATACACGCCGAAAGACTACTTCGCCTTTTTGAACTTAGTGGCTGCACCGAATTATGAAATCATTCTTTTGGAAGAAGGAGAATCTCTCTTTCGGTATGAAGAAGAGGGAGATCGGCCTAAACATTCTGTTCGGATTTTTTATCTCCCAAAAGGAAAAACAGCCAAAACAGAAATCCAATTCAAAACCGCACATGATTCCGAAGACCTTCATATGAGTTCTTCTCTTGATTTTTATATGGCAGAAGATGGTGCTTATTTAGAAATTTTAGATCGAGAATCCAGTGATTTAGATTTATATCGGTTTCGTAATGTTTGTATTCTTGGTTTTTCTGATTCTCATGTAAAATACCACCATTATCCTATGGGTGGATTTCGTTCTAAACTTTTTTTGCATGCACATTTACTTGGGAAAGGGGCTGACGTGACTGTGGATGGGGTCTCTGCTTTGTCCGGTCGCAACTTAAAAGATTTGGATATGGAAATGTATCACCATGCGGACCATACCACAAGTAAAATTAGTTATAAATCAATTGTTACAGATAAGTCCCATCATATTTTTACTGGGAATTTGAATATTCCACCAAACTTAAAAAAGGTGACTGCACACCAAGAGTCTTTTAATTTATCTTTGAATAAAAAGGCAAGAGCGGAGGCCAACCCTAAGTTGGAAGTTCTCGCAGAAGATGTATCTTGTACGCACGGCGCAACCGTGGGTGATATTGATGAAGAGCAGTATTTTTATCTTCTCTCCCGCGGCCTCACCCCAGAAGAATCCAAAGCTTTACTTGTGACTGCTTTTTATGGAGAAACCATTCATTCGATTGGATTTTCCGAAGAGGTGAAGTTATCTTTAGAATCTGAAATCAAAGAGATTCTCATCGGAGGCAAATAA